A region of Stegostoma tigrinum isolate sSteTig4 chromosome 5, sSteTig4.hap1, whole genome shotgun sequence DNA encodes the following proteins:
- the LOC125451545 gene encoding zinc fingers and homeoboxes protein 1-like isoform X2 has translation MASKRKSKIPCMVPASETVDQDPELDVITDDLPPDISDESLTADGVGMDDENLPEKEVQDTQSKRLEGGYECKYCTFETQDLNEFTLHVDSKHPNVILNPSYFCVECNFTTKRYDTLNDHNARYHSGEINFKLKMVKHNNQTVFEQTVEESNSSGVSMNEEQAESTDGTLKGISISKTPIMKMIKNKTETKRISLSPSLVDEFTADQENNETLGANSVSGSTNTSGVCINQETNGGILDSVGVNQMISSPATNFIPKVMIPVNSIPTYNTNMDVNTHLVNSFNKFPYPTPSEVATLKTQTKYAEEHIKIWFTAQRLKHGISWTPEEVEDAKKKLFNGRVHTIPQTITVIPAQISTSANGLQHILQPCQIVGQPGIVLAQVANTNAITGNSPLTVTVAGVANQMPQWQKRRGLEGDTGPETKRANNAPLPQIAAQGGSLVSAPATDPYSVRLKKTKEQLTELKASFNRNAFPSDAEIARIIQVTGLSRGDIKKWFSDTRYNHRNSRCNQNVNVPEVSSTIVLDSGDETTPESLVLNQQRKHGWNAFPDFTPQKFKEKTGEQLHLLEESFLLNPFPTDDEVNKLRIDTKLTKREIDVWFCERRKAKSSEYKNEENGKAVGSEVDIKYKESEGGPAKSNYGQIHTTSLASGLAIPRVMAAAASRLYKKTPEQLHLLKSAFVRTQWPSPEEYDRLAAESGLARTDIVSWFGDTRYAWKNGNLKWYYYYQSGNVDSQNGQTQVSYKKCKGRGRSRGRPRGRGRLRVTGRANNWSGISTSKISSSHASSGKNVLEQYYLKHRYLNEEDLDDLVARSCMSYESIREWFVQRQRESGASESNNSDGQYPGDDEKNEALEEDDDWPGEENASQEDEDDASDEPRTWESHHQLFESNN, from the exons ATGGCCAGTAAGAGGAAATCTAAAATTCCTTGCATGGTTCCTGCCAGTGAGACCGTGGACCAAGACCCAGAATTAGACGTGATTACAGATGATCTGCCTCCCGATATTTCTGATGAGAGCTTGACAGCAGATGGTGTAGGAATGGATGATGAGAATCTTCCAGAAAAAGAAGTGCAAGATACTCAAAGCAAGAGACTGGAAGGAGGCTATGAATGTAAATATTGCACTTTTGAAACACAGGACTTGAATGAATTTACTTTGCATGTTGACTCAAAGCACCCGAATGTCATTCTTAATCCATCCTACTTCTGTGTGGAATGTAATTTTACAACCAAAAGGTATGATACTCTAAATGACCACAATGCCAGATACCATTCAGGTGAAATAAATTTTAAGCTTAAAATGGTAAAACACAATAATCAAACTGTCTTTGAACAGACTGTTGAAGAATCCAATAGCAGTGGTGTTTCTATGAATGAAGAGCAGGCAGAAAGCACTGACGGTACTCTGAAAGGAATTTCAATAAGTAAAACTCCAATTATGAagatgattaaaaataaaactgagacCAAAAGAATCTCTCTGTCTCCTAGTTTGGTAGATGAATTTACTGCTGATCAAGAAAACAATGAGACACTAGGGGCCAACTCAGTCTCAGGATCCACCAATACCAGTGGAGTTTGCATTAACCAGGAAACCAATGGAGGAATACTTGATTCAGTAGGTGTAAATCAGATGATATCATCTCCAGCTACTAATTTCATTCCAAAAGTTATGATACCTGTAAACAGCATTCCAACTTATAACACTAATATGGATGTAAATACTCACCTAGTGAACTCATTCAACAAATTTCCTTATCCCACACCATCAGAAGTTGCAACACTAAAGACTCAGACAAAATATGCAGAGGAACATATTAAAATCTGGTTCACGGCTCAACGCCTCAAGCATGGTATCAGTTGGACcccagaggaggtggaggatgcCAAGAAAAAACTTTTCAATGGACGTGTGCACACTATACCACAAACAATTACTGTCATACCGGCACAAATTTCAACATCCGCTAATGGATTGCAACACATCCTCCAGCCTTGTCAGATAGTTGGCCAGCCGGGCATTGTCTTAGCTCAGGTTGCTAATACAAATGCGATTACTGGAAATTCTCCACTTACAGTCACTGTTGCAGGAGTTGCAAATCAAATGCCTCAGTGGCAAAAACGCAGAGGACTGGAAGGTGACACAGGCCCTGAAACAAAACGGGCAAACAATGCACCGCTTCCTCAAATTGCTGCACAAGGAGGTTCTCTTGTTTCTGCCCCAGCCACTGATCCATATAGCGTTCGCCTTAAGAAGACAAAAGAGCAACTGACAGAACTAAAAGCCAGCTTCAATCGAAATGCATTTCCCAGTGATGCAGAGATTGCTAGAATTATACAAGTAACTGGCCTCTCTAGGGGTGACATAAAGAAGTGGTTCAGTGACACAAGATACAATCACAGGAATTCAAGGTGTAATCAAAATGTCAATGTTCCGGAGGTCAGCAGCACTATTGTTTTAGACTCCGGTGATGAAACAACACCAGAATCCCTTGTACTAAATCAACAACGCAAACATGGGTGGAATGCTTTCCCTGATTTTACTCCACAAAAGTTCAAAGAGAAAACGGGAGAGCAACTTCATCTCCTCgaagaaagttttcttttaaatccatTTCCCACTGACGATGAGGTTAACAAGCTAAGGATTGACACAAAACTCACAAAGAGGGAGATTGATGTCTGGTTCTGTGAACGAAGGAAAGCTAAAAGTTCTGAATATAAAAATGAGGAAAATGGAAAAGCAGTTGGAAGTGAGGTCGATATTAAATATAAAGAGTCTGAAGGGGGACCTGCCAAATCCAATTATGGACAAATTCATACCACGTCTTTGGCAAGTGGACTAGCAATACCAAGGGTAATGGCTGCTGCAGCTAGTAGGTTATATAAGAAAACACCAGAACAACTGCATCTCCTTAAAAGTGCATTTGTTCGCACACAGTGGCCATCCCCAGAGGAATATGACAGATTAGCAGCGGAGAGTGGACTGGCTAGAACTGACATAGTAAGTTGGTTTGGAGATACGCGATATGCTTGGAAAAATGGAAACCTGAAATGGTACTATTACTATCAAAGTGGCAATGTGGACAGCCAAAATGGACAAACCCAAGTGTCCTACAAAAAAtgtaaaggcagaggtagatCAAGAGGTAGACCACGAGGGAGAGGAAGGCTCAGAGTTACTGGAAGGGCAAATAACTGGAGTGGAATATCAACCAGCAAAATATCTTCAAGCCATGCTTCTTCAGGGAAAAACGTTCTTGAACAATACTATTTGAAACACAGATACTTAAACGAAGAGGACCTTGATGACCTTGTTGCAAGATCATGTATGAGTTATGAGAGCATTAGGGAATGGTTTGTACAAAGGCAAAGAGAAAGTGGGGCTTCTGAGAGCAATAATTCAGATGGACAGTACCCTGGTGATGATGAGAAAAATGAAGCACTTGAAGAGGATGATGATTGGCCTGGGGAAGAGAATGCTAGCCAGGAAGATGAGGATGATGCCTCTGAT GAACCACGGACATGGGAAAGTCACCATCAGTTGTTTGAGTCAAACAATTAA
- the LOC125451545 gene encoding zinc fingers and homeoboxes protein 1-like isoform X1, with protein sequence MASKRKSKIPCMVPASETVDQDPELDVITDDLPPDISDESLTADGVGMDDENLPEKEVQDTQSKRLEGGYECKYCTFETQDLNEFTLHVDSKHPNVILNPSYFCVECNFTTKRYDTLNDHNARYHSGEINFKLKMVKHNNQTVFEQTVEESNSSGVSMNEEQAESTDGTLKGISISKTPIMKMIKNKTETKRISLSPSLVDEFTADQENNETLGANSVSGSTNTSGVCINQETNGGILDSVGVNQMISSPATNFIPKVMIPVNSIPTYNTNMDVNTHLVNSFNKFPYPTPSEVATLKTQTKYAEEHIKIWFTAQRLKHGISWTPEEVEDAKKKLFNGRVHTIPQTITVIPAQISTSANGLQHILQPCQIVGQPGIVLAQVANTNAITGNSPLTVTVAGVANQMPQWQKRRGLEGDTGPETKRANNAPLPQIAAQGGSLVSAPATDPYSVRLKKTKEQLTELKASFNRNAFPSDAEIARIIQVTGLSRGDIKKWFSDTRYNHRNSRCNQNVNVPEVSSTIVLDSGDETTPESLVLNQQRKHGWNAFPDFTPQKFKEKTGEQLHLLEESFLLNPFPTDDEVNKLRIDTKLTKREIDVWFCERRKAKSSEYKNEENGKAVGSEVDIKYKESEGGPAKSNYGQIHTTSLASGLAIPRVMAAAASRLYKKTPEQLHLLKSAFVRTQWPSPEEYDRLAAESGLARTDIVSWFGDTRYAWKNGNLKWYYYYQSGNVDSQNGQTQVSYKKCKGRGRSRGRPRGRGRLRVTGRANNWSGISTSKISSSHASSGKNVLEQYYLKHRYLNEEDLDDLVARSCMSYESIREWFVQRQRESGASESNNSDGQYPGDDEKNEALEEDDDWPGEENASQEDEDDASDVSASSDVWKPPPQKNNQVMEADDEFSVENSNI encoded by the coding sequence ATGGCCAGTAAGAGGAAATCTAAAATTCCTTGCATGGTTCCTGCCAGTGAGACCGTGGACCAAGACCCAGAATTAGACGTGATTACAGATGATCTGCCTCCCGATATTTCTGATGAGAGCTTGACAGCAGATGGTGTAGGAATGGATGATGAGAATCTTCCAGAAAAAGAAGTGCAAGATACTCAAAGCAAGAGACTGGAAGGAGGCTATGAATGTAAATATTGCACTTTTGAAACACAGGACTTGAATGAATTTACTTTGCATGTTGACTCAAAGCACCCGAATGTCATTCTTAATCCATCCTACTTCTGTGTGGAATGTAATTTTACAACCAAAAGGTATGATACTCTAAATGACCACAATGCCAGATACCATTCAGGTGAAATAAATTTTAAGCTTAAAATGGTAAAACACAATAATCAAACTGTCTTTGAACAGACTGTTGAAGAATCCAATAGCAGTGGTGTTTCTATGAATGAAGAGCAGGCAGAAAGCACTGACGGTACTCTGAAAGGAATTTCAATAAGTAAAACTCCAATTATGAagatgattaaaaataaaactgagacCAAAAGAATCTCTCTGTCTCCTAGTTTGGTAGATGAATTTACTGCTGATCAAGAAAACAATGAGACACTAGGGGCCAACTCAGTCTCAGGATCCACCAATACCAGTGGAGTTTGCATTAACCAGGAAACCAATGGAGGAATACTTGATTCAGTAGGTGTAAATCAGATGATATCATCTCCAGCTACTAATTTCATTCCAAAAGTTATGATACCTGTAAACAGCATTCCAACTTATAACACTAATATGGATGTAAATACTCACCTAGTGAACTCATTCAACAAATTTCCTTATCCCACACCATCAGAAGTTGCAACACTAAAGACTCAGACAAAATATGCAGAGGAACATATTAAAATCTGGTTCACGGCTCAACGCCTCAAGCATGGTATCAGTTGGACcccagaggaggtggaggatgcCAAGAAAAAACTTTTCAATGGACGTGTGCACACTATACCACAAACAATTACTGTCATACCGGCACAAATTTCAACATCCGCTAATGGATTGCAACACATCCTCCAGCCTTGTCAGATAGTTGGCCAGCCGGGCATTGTCTTAGCTCAGGTTGCTAATACAAATGCGATTACTGGAAATTCTCCACTTACAGTCACTGTTGCAGGAGTTGCAAATCAAATGCCTCAGTGGCAAAAACGCAGAGGACTGGAAGGTGACACAGGCCCTGAAACAAAACGGGCAAACAATGCACCGCTTCCTCAAATTGCTGCACAAGGAGGTTCTCTTGTTTCTGCCCCAGCCACTGATCCATATAGCGTTCGCCTTAAGAAGACAAAAGAGCAACTGACAGAACTAAAAGCCAGCTTCAATCGAAATGCATTTCCCAGTGATGCAGAGATTGCTAGAATTATACAAGTAACTGGCCTCTCTAGGGGTGACATAAAGAAGTGGTTCAGTGACACAAGATACAATCACAGGAATTCAAGGTGTAATCAAAATGTCAATGTTCCGGAGGTCAGCAGCACTATTGTTTTAGACTCCGGTGATGAAACAACACCAGAATCCCTTGTACTAAATCAACAACGCAAACATGGGTGGAATGCTTTCCCTGATTTTACTCCACAAAAGTTCAAAGAGAAAACGGGAGAGCAACTTCATCTCCTCgaagaaagttttcttttaaatccatTTCCCACTGACGATGAGGTTAACAAGCTAAGGATTGACACAAAACTCACAAAGAGGGAGATTGATGTCTGGTTCTGTGAACGAAGGAAAGCTAAAAGTTCTGAATATAAAAATGAGGAAAATGGAAAAGCAGTTGGAAGTGAGGTCGATATTAAATATAAAGAGTCTGAAGGGGGACCTGCCAAATCCAATTATGGACAAATTCATACCACGTCTTTGGCAAGTGGACTAGCAATACCAAGGGTAATGGCTGCTGCAGCTAGTAGGTTATATAAGAAAACACCAGAACAACTGCATCTCCTTAAAAGTGCATTTGTTCGCACACAGTGGCCATCCCCAGAGGAATATGACAGATTAGCAGCGGAGAGTGGACTGGCTAGAACTGACATAGTAAGTTGGTTTGGAGATACGCGATATGCTTGGAAAAATGGAAACCTGAAATGGTACTATTACTATCAAAGTGGCAATGTGGACAGCCAAAATGGACAAACCCAAGTGTCCTACAAAAAAtgtaaaggcagaggtagatCAAGAGGTAGACCACGAGGGAGAGGAAGGCTCAGAGTTACTGGAAGGGCAAATAACTGGAGTGGAATATCAACCAGCAAAATATCTTCAAGCCATGCTTCTTCAGGGAAAAACGTTCTTGAACAATACTATTTGAAACACAGATACTTAAACGAAGAGGACCTTGATGACCTTGTTGCAAGATCATGTATGAGTTATGAGAGCATTAGGGAATGGTTTGTACAAAGGCAAAGAGAAAGTGGGGCTTCTGAGAGCAATAATTCAGATGGACAGTACCCTGGTGATGATGAGAAAAATGAAGCACTTGAAGAGGATGATGATTGGCCTGGGGAAGAGAATGCTAGCCAGGAAGATGAGGATGATGCCTCTGATGTAAGTGCTAGCAGTGATGTATGGAAGCCTCCTCCACAAAAAAACAACCAAGTAATGGAAGCAGATGATGAATTTTCTGTAGAGAATTCAAACATATGA